One window of the Ideonella sp. WA131b genome contains the following:
- a CDS encoding TetR/AcrR family transcriptional regulator — translation MPPVDAPPTELKDACVREARALIAEHGIERLSLREVARRLGVSHQAPYKHYPSRDHLLAELIRRCFREFAAFLDDRPPEPGARRDLAALGERYLRFAAKHPLEYRLMFGTPWPQAEDGQAWPALVADAVHAFDVLRVVLRRLHGASATQRTKVDLDAMAIWSTLHGLATLTQADVMDHLKLAPRVPGQVQAHVMAMLGHALDATLGR, via the coding sequence ATGCCGCCCGTCGACGCCCCGCCCACCGAGCTCAAGGACGCCTGCGTCCGCGAGGCGCGGGCGCTCATCGCCGAGCACGGCATCGAGCGGCTGAGCCTGCGCGAGGTGGCGCGCCGGCTCGGCGTCTCGCACCAGGCGCCCTACAAGCACTACCCGAGCCGCGACCACCTGCTGGCCGAGCTCATCCGCCGCTGCTTCCGCGAGTTCGCGGCCTTCCTCGACGACCGGCCGCCCGAGCCCGGCGCGCGCCGCGACCTGGCCGCACTCGGCGAGCGCTACCTGCGATTCGCCGCGAAGCACCCGCTGGAGTACCGGCTGATGTTCGGCACGCCCTGGCCGCAGGCCGAGGACGGCCAGGCCTGGCCGGCGCTGGTGGCCGATGCCGTGCATGCCTTCGACGTGCTTCGGGTCGTCCTGCGTCGGCTGCACGGCGCCAGTGCCACCCAGCGCACAAAAGTGGACCTGGACGCGATGGCCATCTGGTCGACTCTGCACGGCCTGGCCACGCTCACGCAGGCCGACGTGATGGACCACCTGAAGCTGGCCCCGCGCGTGCCGGGCCAGGTGCAGGCCCACGTGATGGCGATGCTCGGCCACGCGCTCGACGCGACGCTGGGCCGCTGA
- the ccmA gene encoding cytochrome c biogenesis heme-transporting ATPase CcmA, with product MDSRTAPWLAADELACERGERLLFRHVRFGLAPGQVLLVQGGNGQGKTSLLRLLAGLGRPDAGQVLWRGEPIGRCRDLYHREMAYLGHANGIKDELGPAENLRFNDGLQGRAFDADRALETLKRLGLSRCLDLPCRALSFGQRRRVALAALLLAGARLWILDEPLTGLDVHAVAQVEGLILDHLQAGGLVVATTHQALNLAGVDVQLMQLGPTAPMRSAAAQTP from the coding sequence ATGGATTCCCGAACGGCGCCCTGGCTTGCGGCGGATGAGCTGGCCTGCGAACGCGGCGAGCGGCTGCTGTTCCGGCACGTCCGCTTCGGGCTGGCTCCGGGGCAGGTGCTGCTGGTGCAGGGCGGAAACGGTCAGGGCAAGACGAGCCTGCTGCGGCTGCTGGCCGGGCTGGGGCGGCCGGATGCGGGCCAGGTGCTCTGGCGTGGCGAGCCGATCGGGCGCTGTCGCGACCTTTACCACCGCGAGATGGCCTATCTCGGTCACGCCAACGGCATCAAGGACGAACTCGGACCTGCGGAGAACCTGCGCTTCAACGACGGTCTGCAAGGCCGCGCCTTCGATGCCGACCGCGCCCTGGAGACCCTGAAGCGACTGGGTCTTTCACGCTGCCTCGATCTGCCTTGTCGCGCCCTGTCATTCGGACAGCGGCGCCGCGTGGCGCTGGCGGCGCTGCTGCTGGCCGGTGCGCGGCTGTGGATCCTCGACGAGCCGCTCACCGGCCTGGACGTGCACGCGGTGGCCCAGGTGGAAGGACTGATCCTCGATCACCTTCAGGCCGGTGGTCTGGTGGTGGCCACGACGCACCAAGCGCTGAACCTGGCCGGTGTTGATGTGCAGCTCATGCAACTTGGCCCCACTGCGCCGATGCGCAGCGCCGCTGCGCAGACCCCTTGA
- the ccmC gene encoding heme ABC transporter permease CcmC, with translation MNLYHYASPTTFYRLAGHVVPWLAWTAGILAVCGLYIGFFVAPTDFQQGEAYRIIFIHVPAAWMGMLIYVVMAFWGAIGLAFNARLAFIMMRALAPTGALLTFVALWTGAVWGKPMWGTWWVWDARLTSTLILLFLYLGTLALWSAIEDTRRSDRAGALLTLFGVVNVPIILFSVVWWNTLHQGSSIGVTHAPRMAAVMMAGVLTMTAAAWIYSIAVTLARARRIILERERKTEWVQKILAQEA, from the coding sequence ATGAACCTGTATCACTACGCCTCGCCCACGACCTTCTACCGCCTGGCGGGCCACGTCGTGCCCTGGCTGGCGTGGACGGCCGGCATCCTGGCGGTGTGCGGCCTGTACATCGGCTTCTTCGTCGCGCCCACCGACTTCCAGCAGGGCGAGGCCTACCGCATCATCTTCATCCACGTGCCCGCGGCCTGGATGGGCATGCTGATCTACGTCGTGATGGCTTTCTGGGGCGCCATCGGCCTGGCGTTCAACGCGCGCTTGGCCTTCATCATGATGCGGGCCCTGGCGCCCACCGGCGCCCTGCTGACCTTTGTCGCCCTGTGGACGGGCGCCGTCTGGGGCAAGCCGATGTGGGGCACCTGGTGGGTGTGGGACGCCCGCCTGACCTCCACGCTGATCCTGCTGTTCCTGTACCTGGGCACGCTGGCGCTGTGGTCGGCGATCGAGGACACCCGGCGCAGCGACCGCGCGGGCGCGCTGCTCACGCTGTTCGGCGTCGTCAACGTGCCGATCATCCTGTTCTCGGTGGTGTGGTGGAACACGCTGCACCAGGGCTCGTCGATCGGCGTGACGCACGCGCCGCGCATGGCGGCCGTGATGATGGCCGGCGTGCTGACGATGACGGCAGCCGCCTGGATCTACTCGATCGCCGTGACCCTGGCACGGGCGCGCCGGATCATCCTGGAGCGCGAGCGCAAGACGGAATGGGTGCAGAAGATCCTGGCACAGGAGGCCTGA
- a CDS encoding ankyrin repeat domain-containing protein yields MSDSARESGQPGHRTPPQPRRVLPEHPDADQLRRQARELLRAWQQADPEALARAAPLALPPPPRLAQAQLVIARELGFASWPKLLDEVEQRRARALDDAAFVERVLVLALGRGYAAPRPAQAQALLQARPGLRHPALRLVQGNAAGVDARHPLPPWNAEPLVLVAYSSLATLDATHEHALDRAAGQLLAAGANPNAGLVDPEFPERPLPALYGAVARARSVALVQRLLAAGAEPNDDESLYHAVEQDDRRIVAALVAAGARWPGTNALFRQLDFEPLAHLQQVLALGADANEHAPGLEGGARPLHHAVLRGRSLAHLELLVAHGADITATDAHGHSLAWHAARSGRQDVLAWLAAKGLRPPEGLHERFLAACAAADEPAARTLLAERPGLIAALAPWDRTLLPEQAQRGAMASVRLMLALGWPVDVPGPWRASALNQAAFRGDAAMVALLLRHGARWHEKNGYGGDALGSCLHAGCHEPVPGGDYAEVLRLLLADGAPPPDDDELTDAMRAVLAERGPA; encoded by the coding sequence GTGAGCGATTCCGCCCGAGAGTCAGGCCAACCCGGCCACCGCACCCCGCCGCAGCCCCGGCGCGTGCTGCCCGAGCACCCCGACGCCGACCAGCTGCGCCGCCAGGCGCGCGAGTTGCTGCGCGCCTGGCAGCAGGCCGACCCCGAGGCCCTGGCGCGCGCCGCGCCGCTCGCGCTGCCGCCGCCACCGCGGCTGGCGCAGGCGCAGCTCGTCATCGCCCGCGAGCTGGGCTTCGCCAGCTGGCCGAAGCTGCTGGACGAGGTCGAGCAGCGCCGGGCGCGGGCGCTGGACGATGCGGCCTTTGTCGAGCGCGTGCTCGTGCTGGCCCTGGGCCGGGGCTACGCCGCGCCGCGGCCGGCTCAAGCGCAGGCGCTGCTGCAGGCCCGGCCGGGTCTGCGCCACCCGGCGCTGCGCCTGGTGCAGGGCAATGCCGCCGGCGTCGACGCGCGCCACCCGCTGCCGCCCTGGAACGCCGAGCCGCTCGTGCTGGTGGCGTATTCGTCGCTGGCCACGCTAGACGCCACGCACGAGCACGCCCTGGACCGCGCCGCCGGGCAGTTGCTGGCGGCCGGCGCCAACCCCAATGCCGGCCTCGTCGACCCCGAGTTCCCCGAGCGCCCCTTGCCCGCGCTCTACGGCGCCGTGGCGCGCGCCCGCAGCGTCGCGCTGGTGCAGCGGCTGCTGGCCGCCGGTGCCGAACCCAACGACGACGAGTCGCTGTACCACGCCGTGGAGCAGGACGACCGCCGCATTGTCGCCGCGCTGGTGGCTGCCGGCGCGCGCTGGCCCGGCACCAACGCGCTGTTCCGCCAGCTCGACTTCGAGCCGTTGGCGCACCTGCAGCAGGTGCTGGCGCTCGGCGCCGATGCCAACGAGCACGCGCCCGGCCTTGAAGGCGGCGCGCGGCCGCTGCACCACGCCGTGCTGCGCGGCCGCTCGCTCGCCCACCTCGAGCTGCTGGTGGCGCACGGCGCCGACATCACGGCCACCGACGCCCACGGCCACTCGCTGGCCTGGCACGCCGCCCGTTCTGGCCGGCAGGACGTCCTGGCCTGGCTGGCCGCGAAGGGGCTGCGGCCGCCCGAGGGCCTGCACGAGCGTTTCCTGGCCGCCTGCGCCGCCGCCGACGAGCCCGCCGCCCGCACGCTGCTGGCCGAGCGGCCGGGCCTGATCGCCGCGCTCGCCCCCTGGGACCGCACGCTGCTGCCCGAACAGGCGCAGCGTGGCGCGATGGCCTCGGTGCGGCTGATGCTGGCGCTGGGCTGGCCGGTGGACGTGCCCGGCCCCTGGCGGGCCAGCGCCCTGAACCAGGCGGCCTTCCGCGGCGATGCCGCCATGGTGGCGCTGCTGCTGCGGCACGGGGCGCGCTGGCACGAGAAGAACGGCTACGGCGGCGACGCGCTGGGCAGCTGCCTGCATGCCGGCTGCCACGAGCCGGTGCCCGGTGGCGACTACGCGGAGGTGCTGCGGCTGCTGCTGGCCGACGGCGCGCCGCCTCCCGACGACGACGAGCTCACCGACGCGATGCGCGCGGTGCTCGCCGAACGAGGCCCGGCCTGA
- a CDS encoding patatin-like phospholipase family protein: protein MTRDDAASSARPSPGRRRLAGALVAAGALAPAWLGGCAAFDYRAADAPEALGALTPLQPRPRLALVLGSGGPRGYAHLGVLRVLEEAGIVPDLVVGSSVGALIGTFWASGLSAAQLDALSLSGGPLTVFDPWPFADRGWIIGQRLQDYVNTGVQGRRLEDLPRRVIVAATRRSDKAPFYFMRGHAGVAVRASGAVPGIVSPVGIQGVEYEDGDESLPLPVSAARAAGARWVIAVDVSVRAGATPATATAAQRERDRRRRARIDGEAAQADFLLHPDLAYDAGPWRSYFLDSRQRGEAYARERLHALRAALPSGLLSA, encoded by the coding sequence ATGACCCGTGATGACGCCGCCTCTTCCGCCCGGCCCTCACCCGGCCGCCGCCGCTTGGCGGGGGCGCTGGTCGCCGCCGGCGCGCTGGCGCCGGCCTGGCTGGGTGGCTGCGCTGCCTTCGACTACCGGGCCGCCGACGCCCCCGAGGCGCTGGGCGCGCTGACGCCGCTGCAACCCCGCCCGCGGCTGGCGCTGGTGCTCGGCAGCGGTGGGCCGCGCGGTTACGCCCACCTGGGTGTGCTGCGTGTGCTTGAGGAGGCCGGCATCGTGCCCGACCTGGTGGTGGGCAGCAGCGTCGGTGCCCTGATCGGCACCTTCTGGGCCAGCGGGCTGTCGGCGGCGCAGCTCGACGCGCTGTCGCTCAGCGGCGGGCCGCTGACCGTCTTCGACCCCTGGCCTTTCGCCGACCGCGGCTGGATCATCGGGCAGCGCCTTCAGGACTATGTCAACACGGGCGTGCAGGGTAGGCGCCTGGAGGACCTGCCGCGCCGCGTCATCGTGGCGGCCACGCGGCGCAGCGACAAGGCACCGTTCTACTTCATGCGGGGCCATGCCGGCGTGGCCGTGCGCGCGTCGGGCGCGGTGCCTGGCATCGTCTCGCCGGTCGGCATCCAGGGGGTCGAGTACGAAGACGGCGACGAGTCGCTGCCGCTGCCGGTGTCGGCGGCTCGCGCGGCGGGTGCGCGCTGGGTCATCGCGGTGGACGTGTCGGTGCGCGCGGGGGCCACGCCGGCCACGGCCACGGCGGCCCAGCGCGAGCGCGACCGGCGCCGCCGCGCGCGCATCGACGGCGAGGCGGCGCAGGCCGACTTTCTGCTCCACCCCGACCTCGCCTACGACGCCGGCCCTTGGCGCAGCTACTTTCTCGACTCGCGCCAGCGTGGCGAGGCCTACGCCCGCGAGCGGCTGCACGCGCTGCGGGCGGCCTTGCCGTCGGGTCTTTTGTCGGCATGA
- a CDS encoding DUF4281 domain-containing protein, which produces MSVAIPVESLFGAVSTAALLGWLLLILGPRRPWARWLIGGGVVGSLCLVYAVLAMAFFFTVPGGGFGTLAEVMRLFTVPEVALAGWVHYLAFDLAVGLWIARRADAEGVSRWLQAPVLGVTFMFGPLGLLMGAAVLALRRRRGTAA; this is translated from the coding sequence ATGAGCGTCGCCATACCGGTCGAGTCGCTGTTCGGCGCCGTCAGCACCGCGGCGCTGCTGGGCTGGTTGCTGCTCATCCTGGGGCCGCGCCGGCCCTGGGCGCGGTGGCTCATCGGCGGCGGCGTGGTCGGCAGCCTGTGCCTCGTCTATGCGGTGCTCGCGATGGCCTTCTTCTTCACGGTGCCCGGCGGCGGCTTCGGCACGTTGGCCGAGGTGATGCGCCTGTTCACCGTGCCCGAGGTGGCGCTGGCCGGCTGGGTGCACTACCTGGCCTTCGACCTGGCGGTGGGCCTGTGGATCGCGCGGCGGGCCGACGCCGAGGGCGTGTCGCGCTGGCTGCAGGCGCCGGTGTTGGGCGTGACCTTCATGTTCGGCCCGCTGGGCCTGCTGATGGGAGCGGCGGTGCTGGCGCTGCGACGCCGGCGGGGGACGGCGGCATGA
- the smc gene encoding chromosome segregation protein SMC — translation MRLTQIKLSGFKSFAEPTTFQLPGQLVGVVGPNGCGKSNIMDAVRWVLGESKASELRGESMQDVIFNGSGNRKPASRASVELVFDNTLARAGGQWNTFAEIAVKRSLTRDGTSSYFINNQPVRRRDVQDVFLGTGLGPRAYAIIGQGTISRIIESRPEELRLFLEEAAGVSKYKERRRETENRLKDTRENLTRVEDILRELNSNLDKLEKQAEVAAQYRGLQEAGTLKLHQLWFLKHRDAAAEEARVQAAAAEATNALESRLAELRHTEAELEQVRQAHYAANDVLHARQGELAQAALEVSRLEERIRYVVEGRQRAQARLAELQAQNAQWAGRQQGAEAELAEIADRIVGAEEQADMLHAQAEDQGCLLPDAEEAVRAAQQTANTQRAKAAEVQQQIQLLAADSRNVEEQSRGLKTRRERLEAERKGLTAPDMARLEALRGDEAAATERRDEADARLAELSEQVPALDEQRRTAQETAAREAAKLTDIGARLSALRALQDKVQTEGKLKPWLEKHGLAGAPGLWKQVHITNGWETTLEAALRERLNALAVGRLDNVRAFGADAPPARLAFYALPSGQPAPTHRTLPPLAAQLQLGDASLQALLSDWLEGVYTADSLDAALAQRAQLTHGEVIMTREGHAVSPHAVAFYAPDSEQAGLLARAQEIENLDRQQRAQALIADESRAQQVRLEAAYTDASQRLATVRREAAEAQQRAHTLHVELLRLSQLADAANSRHSQLAEELAEIDAQLESLEERRATGEARFEELDIELAHAQERHAELEDAVIAAERALADQREQQRALERQAQEARFQARTLVARQAELQRGIETAAAQVRANVQAGEQLQLELGSFDDAAAQSGLQGALAVKLEREQALGLARSAYDDLSAQLKRADEQRLAFERSLEPLREQITKLQLELQAAQLGGAQYLEQLSAAAVDLEALARTIEDGGVKLWGLQTEIDRIQREINALGAVNLAALDELTTSRERKTFLDAQNADLNEAIRTLEDAIAKIDLETRDLLVSTFNQVNEHFGQMFPSLFGGGQARLVMTGTEILDAGVQVMAQPPGKKNSTIHLLSGGEKALTAIALVFAIFQLNPAPFCLLDEVDAPLDDANTERYAKLVTRMSQGTQFLFISHNKIAMEMAEQLIGVTMQEQGVSRIVAVDMLSALGMAEAA, via the coding sequence ATGCGCCTCACGCAGATCAAGCTCTCGGGCTTCAAGAGCTTCGCCGAACCCACCACCTTCCAGCTGCCCGGGCAGTTGGTGGGCGTCGTCGGGCCCAACGGCTGCGGCAAGAGCAACATCATGGACGCCGTGCGCTGGGTGCTCGGCGAGAGCAAGGCCTCCGAGCTGCGTGGCGAGTCCATGCAGGACGTCATCTTCAACGGCAGCGGCAACCGCAAGCCGGCCAGCCGTGCCAGCGTGGAGCTGGTGTTCGACAACACGCTGGCGCGTGCCGGCGGCCAGTGGAACACCTTCGCCGAGATCGCCGTCAAGCGTTCGCTCACGCGCGACGGCACCAGCAGCTACTTCATCAACAACCAGCCGGTGCGCCGCCGCGACGTCCAGGACGTGTTCCTGGGCACCGGCCTCGGCCCGCGGGCCTACGCCATCATCGGCCAGGGCACCATCAGCCGCATCATCGAGAGCCGACCCGAAGAGTTGCGCCTCTTCCTCGAGGAGGCCGCGGGCGTGTCGAAGTACAAGGAACGCCGCCGCGAGACCGAGAACCGGCTCAAGGACACGCGCGAGAACCTCACGCGGGTGGAAGACATCCTGCGCGAGTTGAACAGCAACCTGGACAAGCTCGAGAAGCAGGCCGAGGTGGCTGCCCAGTACCGCGGCCTGCAGGAGGCCGGCACGCTGAAGCTGCACCAGCTGTGGTTCCTGAAGCACCGAGACGCCGCTGCCGAGGAGGCCCGTGTGCAGGCCGCGGCGGCCGAGGCCACGAATGCGCTGGAATCGCGGCTGGCCGAGCTGCGCCACACCGAGGCCGAGCTCGAACAGGTGCGCCAGGCCCATTACGCCGCCAACGACGTGCTGCACGCGCGCCAGGGCGAGCTGGCGCAGGCCGCGCTCGAGGTGAGCCGGCTCGAGGAGCGCATCCGCTACGTCGTCGAGGGCCGCCAGCGCGCGCAGGCGAGGCTGGCGGAGCTGCAGGCACAGAATGCGCAGTGGGCCGGCCGGCAGCAAGGGGCCGAGGCCGAGCTGGCAGAGATTGCCGACCGCATCGTGGGCGCCGAAGAGCAGGCCGACATGTTGCACGCGCAGGCCGAGGATCAAGGCTGCTTGCTGCCCGATGCCGAAGAGGCCGTGCGCGCCGCGCAGCAGACCGCCAACACCCAGCGCGCCAAGGCCGCCGAGGTGCAGCAGCAGATCCAGCTGCTGGCCGCAGACAGCCGCAACGTCGAGGAGCAAAGCCGCGGCCTGAAGACCCGGCGCGAGCGGCTGGAAGCCGAGCGCAAGGGCCTGACCGCACCCGACATGGCGCGCCTCGAGGCCCTGCGCGGCGACGAAGCCGCCGCCACCGAACGCCGCGACGAGGCCGATGCGCGGCTGGCCGAGCTCTCCGAGCAGGTGCCGGCGCTCGACGAGCAGCGCCGCACGGCGCAGGAGACGGCCGCGCGAGAGGCCGCGAAGCTCACCGACATCGGCGCCCGGCTGTCGGCGCTGCGCGCGCTGCAGGACAAGGTGCAGACCGAGGGCAAGCTCAAGCCCTGGCTCGAGAAGCACGGTCTCGCCGGCGCGCCCGGCCTGTGGAAGCAGGTGCACATCACCAATGGGTGGGAGACGACCCTGGAGGCTGCGCTGCGCGAGCGCCTGAACGCGCTCGCGGTGGGACGGCTCGACAACGTGCGCGCCTTCGGCGCCGACGCGCCGCCGGCCCGGCTGGCGTTCTACGCCCTGCCCTCGGGCCAGCCCGCCCCCACCCACCGCACGCTGCCGCCGCTGGCCGCGCAGTTGCAGCTCGGCGACGCCTCGCTGCAGGCCCTGCTGTCGGACTGGCTGGAGGGCGTCTACACCGCCGACTCGCTCGACGCCGCACTGGCGCAGCGCGCGCAGCTCACGCACGGCGAGGTCATCATGACCCGCGAGGGCCACGCCGTGAGCCCGCACGCCGTGGCCTTCTACGCGCCCGACAGCGAGCAAGCCGGTCTGCTGGCCCGTGCGCAGGAGATCGAGAACCTCGACCGCCAGCAGCGCGCGCAGGCCCTGATCGCCGACGAGTCGCGGGCCCAGCAGGTGCGGCTGGAGGCCGCCTACACCGACGCCAGCCAACGCCTGGCCACCGTGCGCCGCGAGGCCGCCGAGGCGCAGCAGCGCGCACACACCTTGCACGTGGAGCTGCTGCGTCTGAGCCAACTGGCTGACGCCGCCAACAGCCGCCACAGCCAGCTGGCCGAGGAGTTGGCCGAGATCGACGCGCAGCTCGAGTCACTGGAAGAACGCCGCGCCACCGGCGAGGCGCGCTTCGAGGAGCTGGACATCGAACTGGCCCACGCACAGGAAAGGCACGCCGAGCTCGAGGACGCCGTCATCGCCGCCGAGCGCGCGCTGGCCGACCAGCGCGAGCAGCAAAGGGCACTCGAACGCCAGGCGCAGGAGGCGCGCTTCCAGGCCCGCACGCTGGTGGCGCGCCAGGCCGAGCTGCAGCGCGGCATCGAGACCGCCGCCGCACAGGTGCGGGCCAACGTGCAGGCCGGCGAACAGCTGCAGCTGGAACTGGGCAGCTTCGACGACGCCGCGGCGCAGAGCGGGCTGCAGGGTGCGCTGGCCGTCAAGCTCGAACGCGAGCAGGCCCTGGGCCTGGCGCGCAGCGCCTACGACGACCTGAGCGCGCAGCTGAAGCGCGCCGACGAGCAGCGCCTGGCCTTCGAACGCAGCCTGGAGCCGCTGCGCGAGCAGATCACCAAGCTGCAGCTCGAACTGCAGGCCGCGCAGCTGGGCGGGGCGCAATACCTTGAGCAGCTCAGCGCCGCGGCGGTGGATCTTGAGGCGCTGGCCAGGACCATCGAAGACGGTGGCGTCAAGCTCTGGGGGCTGCAGACCGAGATCGACCGCATCCAGCGCGAGATCAACGCGCTGGGTGCGGTCAACCTGGCCGCGCTGGACGAGCTCACCACCAGCCGCGAGCGCAAGACCTTCCTCGACGCGCAGAACGCCGACCTCAACGAGGCCATCCGCACGCTCGAGGACGCCATCGCGAAGATCGACCTCGAGACGCGCGACCTGCTGGTCAGCACCTTCAACCAGGTCAACGAGCACTTCGGCCAGATGTTCCCCAGCCTGTTCGGGGGCGGCCAGGCGCGGCTGGTGATGACGGGCACGGAGATCCTGGACGCCGGGGTCCAGGTGATGGCGCAGCCGCCGGGCAAGAAGAACAGCACCATCCACCTGCTCAGCGGTGGCGAGAAGGCACTCACCGCCATCGCGCTGGTGTTCGCCATCTTCCAGCTCAACCCGGCGCCCTTCTGCCTGCTCGACGAGGTGGACGCGCCGCTGGACGACGCCAACACCGAGCGATATGCCAAGCTCGTGACGCGGATGAGCCAGGGCACGCAGTTCCTGTTCATCAGCCACAACAAGATCGCCATGGAGATGGCCGAGCAGCTCATCGGCGTGACCATGCAGGAGCAAGGCGTCAGCCGCATCGTGGCGGTCGACATGCTGAGCGCGCTGGGCATGGCCGAGGCGGCTTGA
- a CDS encoding SET domain-containing protein-lysine N-methyltransferase, producing the protein MPPALHDVPATPPAAPPGTGRPAYQKYAVHVAESRIDGQGAFADEAIPPRLKIGEIRGESISVAEARIRATRHERIMIVELSEKKAIDFSRSSDPMRYTNHSCRPNARLVIRNGRVEFYALRAIAAGEEITVDYGETHHEGRLACLCGAPGCRGAL; encoded by the coding sequence ATGCCGCCCGCCCTGCACGACGTGCCCGCCACCCCCCCTGCCGCACCCCCGGGCACGGGCCGTCCGGCCTACCAGAAGTACGCGGTGCACGTGGCCGAAAGCCGCATCGACGGTCAGGGCGCGTTCGCCGACGAAGCCATCCCGCCGCGCCTGAAGATCGGCGAGATCCGCGGCGAAAGCATCAGCGTGGCCGAGGCGCGGATCCGCGCCACGCGGCACGAGCGCATCATGATCGTCGAGCTCTCCGAGAAAAAGGCCATCGACTTCAGCCGCAGCTCAGACCCGATGCGCTACACCAACCACAGCTGCCGGCCGAACGCGCGGCTCGTCATCCGCAACGGGCGGGTGGAGTTCTATGCGCTGCGGGCCATCGCGGCAGGCGAAGAAATCACCGTGGACTACGGCGAGACACACCACGAGGGCCGGCTGGCCTGCCTCTGCGGCGCACCGGGGTGCCGGGGCGCGCTGTAG
- the ccmB gene encoding heme exporter protein CcmB, with protein MGHFLLSVVRRDLTIAARRRGDWLTALVFFVLVSSLFPLGVGPEPQLLQRIGPGVLWVAATLASLLSLARLFEDDHRDGSLEQMLLSPSPLVLLVLGKVLAHWLVYGLPLLLITPVLGLQFNLPAEAIGVLVLSLLIGTPILSLLGAAGAALTLGLRGGGVLITLLVLPLYTPALIFGAGAVGGILSGTGAEAHLSLLGAFFLVSFTVAPWIAAASLKVSLG; from the coding sequence ATGGGCCACTTCCTGCTCAGCGTGGTGCGCCGGGATCTCACCATCGCGGCCCGTCGCCGTGGCGACTGGCTCACGGCGCTGGTCTTCTTCGTCCTGGTGAGCAGCCTGTTCCCTCTGGGTGTGGGCCCCGAGCCGCAGCTGCTGCAGCGCATCGGACCGGGCGTGCTGTGGGTGGCGGCGACGCTGGCTTCGCTGCTGTCGCTGGCGCGGCTGTTCGAGGACGACCACCGCGACGGCAGTCTCGAGCAGATGCTGCTGTCGCCTTCGCCCCTGGTGCTGCTGGTGTTGGGCAAGGTGCTGGCGCACTGGCTGGTGTACGGCCTGCCGCTGCTGCTGATCACGCCGGTTCTGGGTCTTCAGTTCAACTTGCCCGCCGAGGCCATCGGGGTGCTGGTGCTGTCGCTGTTGATCGGCACGCCGATCCTGTCCTTGCTCGGCGCGGCCGGCGCGGCACTGACCCTGGGCCTGCGCGGCGGCGGCGTGCTGATCACGCTGCTGGTGCTGCCGCTGTACACGCCGGCCCTCATCTTTGGTGCCGGCGCGGTGGGCGGCATCCTTTCCGGCACCGGGGCTGAAGCGCACTTGTCCTTGCTGGGTGCCTTCTTTCTGGTGTCATTCACCGTCGCACCGTGGATCGCGGCCGCGTCGCTGAAAGTCTCGCTCGGATGA
- a CDS encoding TonB-dependent receptor codes for MFNELVLTLGNSYWSAHTDDSCLPGTAPREVEAYSLWDLSASWKVTRSFTLRAGVLNLADAEPPFSNQSCCFLSTYDPTYADPRGCTVFVSARYAF; via the coding sequence TTGTTCAATGAGCTGGTGCTGACGCTGGGCAACTCGTACTGGTCGGCGCACACCGACGACAGCTGTCTGCCCGGCACCGCGCCCCGCGAGGTGGAGGCCTACTCGCTGTGGGACCTGTCGGCGAGCTGGAAGGTGACGCGTTCGTTCACCCTGCGCGCCGGCGTGCTGAACCTGGCCGATGCCGAGCCGCCCTTCAGCAACCAGAGCTGCTGTTTCCTGTCGACCTACGACCCGACCTACGCCGACCCGCGCGGGTGCACGGTGTTCGTCAGCGCCAGGTACGCGTTCTGA
- a CDS encoding amino acid ABC transporter ATP-binding protein, producing MHRSAALLAAWLRAVANVIEASMQVLGPTRAEALERAEHHRQRVGVWHRRKAHPAHLSGGEQQRVAIARALAMQAQVMLFDEPNSALVPELVGEVLRVLRGVAAEGRTMIVATHDMGCARAVSRRVMFLHQGRMEEEGAPDELLRHPRSERRQAFLANTLKQRVGSYSAPRHPGAPQRQASRPSWCVSP from the coding sequence ATGCATCGGTCGGCCGCCCTGTTGGCGGCGTGGCTGAGGGCGGTGGCCAACGTCATCGAAGCGTCGATGCAGGTGCTGGGCCCGACCCGCGCCGAAGCGCTGGAGCGCGCCGAGCATCACCGGCAGCGCGTGGGCGTGTGGCACCGGCGCAAAGCCCACCCCGCGCACCTGTCGGGCGGCGAGCAGCAGCGTGTGGCCATCGCCCGGGCGCTGGCCATGCAGGCGCAGGTCATGCTGTTCGACGAGCCGAACTCGGCGCTGGTCCCCGAGCTGGTGGGCGAGGTGCTGCGCGTGCTGCGCGGCGTGGCGGCCGAGGGTCGCACGATGATCGTGGCGACACATGACATGGGCTGCGCGCGCGCGGTCAGCCGCCGCGTGATGTTCCTTCACCAGGGCCGGATGGAGGAGGAGGGCGCCCCCGACGAGCTGCTCAGGCACCCGCGCAGCGAGCGGCGGCAGGCCTTCCTGGCCAACACGCTGAAGCAGCGCGTGGGTAGCTACAGCGCGCCCCGGCACCCCGGTGCGCCGCAGAGGCAGGCCAGCCGGCCCTCGTGGTGTGTCTCGCCGTAG